A region of the Corynebacterium renale genome:
ATCGACCCGCGGTCCACGATCTTCGTCGCCGGGCTGGCCGCAAGTTTCCGCGTCCATTTTTGGGTCAGCTGCCCCACTATGAACGGCGCGAGCAGTTGCAGCGAAATGTCTATGAAGACTGAGGTATCGATGTGCAGGCTGCCGTCGGTAGTCATGAGCAGCAGCACGAGCAGAGGGGTTGCCACGACGCCCACCACATTGCTTAACGATGCCGCCACGATCGCCCCCGCAACGTTGCCTTTCGCAATGGACGTGAATGCGACTGACGATTGCACCGTCGAGGGCACGAGGGTGAGGAAGAGGATGCCCGCGTACATGTCGGCGCCCAGCCAGTGCTGCAGCGGGCTCAAAGCCAGGCCGATGAGTGGGAAGAGCACGAACGTGAACGCGAGGATCAAGCTATGCAGCTTCCAGTTTTTCAGGCCGCTGAGTGCTTCCCGCGTGGAGAGGCGGGCGCCGTAGAGGAAGAAGAGGAGCGCGATGGCGATTTTGACGGCAATGTCGAAGCCCGCCGCGAATGTTCCGCGGGCGGGCAGGAAGATGGCCAGGATCACCGCCAGGATGATGAGGACGATGAGTGGGTCGATCTTTGGTCGTCGAAAACGCATGGTGTTTATCCTAGCGGGGGCGCGTCACTTCCCCGCCGGTTTGCGGAAACTTATCCGGTGACGGTGACCGTGCCGCCGGATGCGTCGGTCTGTGCGGGGGTGAGGCCGTCGCGGGCGGGGCCTTCGAGGACTTTGCCGGTGGCGATGTCGAAGATGGAGTTGTGGTTGGTGCACCGGACGGTGGAGCCTTCGACTTCGGTGATGCGTGAGTTTTGGTGCGGGCAGATGACGGAGTAGGCGCGGTACTCCCCTGCGGTGGGTTGGGCGATGATGAAGTCGCCGACGATGATGGCGGAGCCGACGGGTACGTCGGTGGCGGCGACTTCTTCGGTGGAGGTGCTGCCGCATGCGGCGGCGAGGATTCCGGCGAAGGTGGTTGCGCTGCCGACGAGGAAGAGGCGGCGGGAGCAGGCGGGGGCGGTGTGAGTGTCAGACATGCTTCTAGGGTAGCCCACGGGTCCGCCCGTAGCGTCGGCCAATGGGCTGATATAAGTGATAGCCACAGCCCTTATTCGGAGCCGTGGCTATCAGATAGTTTGGTCACCGTGACTAAACGGGGACTACTTAGAGGTTGCCGCCTTCATGGCTGAAACATACTCTGAAAGTTCCTTTTTCAGCCCTTCCATGTCCGAAACCTTTTGCGCGGGCAGGTCGTGTTCGGAGAACGATTCCCGTTCCGGCGCGTCGACAAGGTAGCGTTCGATGATCTTGGAGATTGCCGATCCGGTGATCGCTCCCGCTGCCCCGGCGGCGATTGCGTCGGCTACGTGTTGGGGCGTGGAGATGCCGAAGCCTAGCAGCACTGGCGCGCCGCCGAACTTGGAGGCGTTCGTGACTACGTCCGCCAACCCGGTGGTCGAGGATTCCTTTTCGGCGCCGGTGACGCCGTCGCGGGAGATGGCGTAGATGTAGCCCTTCGAGTGTGCGGCCACGCCGCGTAGGACTTCTTCGGATGCTTGCGCTGGGGCGATGAAGATGGGGTCGACCCCGGCCTCTACCGCGGCTGAGGCGAAGGGGACGCCTTCGCGCACGGGGATGTCTGGCAGGAGGACGGAATCGGCGCCGGCTTCGTGGAATTCGGTGTAGAACTTGTCCACTCCCCTGGTGAATGGCACGTTGCCGTAGATGAGCATGCCAATCGGGATGTCGGGGAACTCTGAACGGATTTGGCGGATTTGGGCAAGACACTTATCGACGGTCGCCCCGCCGGCCAGTGCTCGGATGTGAGCTTTTTGGATGGTTGGGCCGTCAGCGACTGGGTCGGAGAACGGGACGCCTAGTTCGAGGGCGTCTGCTCCGGCGGCGATGACGGTGCGGATGATCTCCATCGATTCTTCCGGCGATGGGTCATTGAGCATGAGGAAGGGGACGAATGCTCCGGATGGTTTTTCGGCCGCGCTCAGTGCGCGGAACATGTTTTCGTAGCGCGACATTAGTTCTTCTCCAACTTGAGCTCGGGGTTCTGGTCGAGGGTGCGGCGGACGTGGTCGACGTCTTTGTCGCCGCGCCCGGAGAGGCAGACCAGGATGTTGAGGTCTTTGCCTTCTTCTTGCGCGGTTTTGGCGCGTTTGAGGGCGTAGGCGAAGGCGTGTGAGGATTCCAGCGCTGGGATGATGCCTTCGTAGCGGGCGAGCATCTGGAATGCTTGCAGTGCTTCGGCGTCGGTGATCCCCACGTAGGTGGCGCGGCCGGAGTCGTGCAGGTATGCGTGTTCTGGGCCGACGCCTGGGTAGTCGAGGCCTGCGGAGATGGAGTAGGACTCGGTGATTTGGCCGTCGGAGTTGCGCATGAGGTAGGACTTGGCGCCGTGGAGGATGCCGATTTGTCCGTTGTTGATGGTTGCGCCGTGCTTGCCGGAGTCGAGGCCGAGGCCGCCGGGTTCTGCGCCGACAAGTTCTACGCCGTCTTCGTCGATGAAGTCGGCGAACATACCGATGGCGTTGGAGCCGCCGCCCACGCATGCGGTCACAACGTCGGGAAGGCGTCCGGTGCGTTCGAGCATCTGGGCTTTTGCTTCTTCGGAGATGACGCGGTGGAAGTCTTTGACGATGCGCGGGAATGGGTGTGGTCCTGCCGCGGTTCCCAGGAGGTAGTGGGAGGTGTGGAAGGTTGCGGTCCAGTCGCGTAGTGCTTCGTTGACGGCGTCTTTGAGGGTGCCGGAGCCGGAGTCGACGGGGACTACGGTGGCTCCGTGGAGGCGCATGCGGTAGACGTTGGGTTGTTGCCTTTCGACGTCTTTTGCGCCCATGTAGATGACGCATTCCATGTCGAGGAGGGCGCATGCGAGTGCGGTGGCGGTGCCGTGTTGTCCGGCGCCGGTTTCGGCGATGATGCGTTTTTTGCCCATCTTTTTGGCCAGGAGGATTTGGCCGATTACCTGGTTGGTTTTGTGGGCGCCGCCGTGGACGAGGTCTTCGCGTTTGAGGAAGATCCGCACGTTCCCGGCCTTATTCGACTTAGCCCCACTCGAATCTGCCGGCAACGGCAGATTCGAACATTCCGTGATGGGTGTTGGCCGGCCGAGGTAGTCGCGGAGGAGGCGTCGGTATTCGGCCATGAATTCGGGGTCGTTCCACGCTTCGACGAAGGCTGCTTCGAGTTGGTCGAGTGCGGGGATGAGTGATTCTGCGACGTATTGTCCGCCGAAGTCACCGTAGTATGCGGGGAGTATGGTTTTTCCGCCGGCTGCGGCGTCGGTGTCGCCGTTGAATGGGTTGGTCATGGTGGTCTTTCTTTATGCGAGGCGTGCTTCTTCGAGTGCGCGTACTACTTGGCCGGGGTCTTTGTAGCCGGACCAGTTGGTGGCGCCGGGGTGTTCTTTGGTGGAGGTGCGCTGCCCGCCTGGGCCTGGTTGTGGGGCGTCGATGTCCCAGGCGCCGTATTCGAGTCCGGAGTTGAGGTCGACGCCGAGGACTCCGGTGTCTTTGGCTGCGCGGACGGTGGCAGCGTTGATTCCTCCGGCGAGCAGTGAGATCTGCTTGACGCTGTCGGGGATGGCGTCCCAGTCGAAGGTCTGGCCGGTTCCGCCGTCGCCGGAGTCGAGGATGAGCTTATCGACGATCCCCTGCCCCGCCAGCGCTTCCGCGACAGCTGGGCCGTCCACGTTGGTCATCGAGACTGCGCGCCATACTTCCGTGCCCTCGGGAACGGATGCCCGTACGCTCTCTACGAGCGCCAGTTCTGCGTCCACGGAGCCTTGATAGGGAGCGTGGATCTGCACCGCATGGACGCCCAATGCGGCGAGTTCTTCCCACCCGCTCGTGCGGCGTGAGACCGCGACGAACCGGAGGTGCGGCGTTTCCTGAATAATCTCGGTGGCCGTTTCACGTGAAACATTGCGTGGCGAGGCCTCTTCGAAGATCAGCCCGCCGTAGACCGCACCGGCTGCTCGAGCGAGCTGCGCCTCGGTGATGGTGCGCAATCCGCACACCT
Encoded here:
- a CDS encoding bile acid:sodium symporter family protein; this translates as MRFRRPKIDPLIVLIILAVILAIFLPARGTFAAGFDIAVKIAIALLFFLYGARLSTREALSGLKNWKLHSLILAFTFVLFPLIGLALSPLQHWLGADMYAGILFLTLVPSTVQSSVAFTSIAKGNVAGAIVAASLSNVVGVVATPLLVLLLMTTDGSLHIDTSVFIDISLQLLAPFIVGQLTQKWTRKLAASPATKIVDRGSIAMVVYSAFSAGMVAGVWSSTGVWEIVFLCVLSVVLVGFMLWFTRFVAEKLGMNRWDVIAAEFCGTKKSLASGLPMASVMFSGGALGLMILPLMLFHQIQLMMCSWLASRYAGEVAGAGGRGAAGEGA
- the trpB gene encoding tryptophan synthase subunit beta — protein: MTNPFNGDTDAAAGGKTILPAYYGDFGGQYVAESLIPALDQLEAAFVEAWNDPEFMAEYRRLLRDYLGRPTPITECSNLPLPADSSGAKSNKAGNVRIFLKREDLVHGGAHKTNQVIGQILLAKKMGKKRIIAETGAGQHGTATALACALLDMECVIYMGAKDVERQQPNVYRMRLHGATVVPVDSGSGTLKDAVNEALRDWTATFHTSHYLLGTAAGPHPFPRIVKDFHRVISEEAKAQMLERTGRLPDVVTACVGGGSNAIGMFADFIDEDGVELVGAEPGGLGLDSGKHGATINNGQIGILHGAKSYLMRNSDGQITESYSISAGLDYPGVGPEHAYLHDSGRATYVGITDAEALQAFQMLARYEGIIPALESSHAFAYALKRAKTAQEEGKDLNILVCLSGRGDKDVDHVRRTLDQNPELKLEKN
- a CDS encoding Rieske (2Fe-2S) protein; the protein is MSDTHTAPACSRRLFLVGSATTFAGILAAACGSTSTEEVAATDVPVGSAIIVGDFIIAQPTAGEYRAYSVICPHQNSRITEVEGSTVRCTNHNSIFDIATGKVLEGPARDGLTPAQTDASGGTVTVTG
- the trpA gene encoding tryptophan synthase subunit alpha, with the translated sequence MSRYENMFRALSAAEKPSGAFVPFLMLNDPSPEESMEIIRTVIAAGADALELGVPFSDPVADGPTIQKAHIRALAGGATVDKCLAQIRQIRSEFPDIPIGMLIYGNVPFTRGVDKFYTEFHEAGADSVLLPDIPVREGVPFASAAVEAGVDPIFIAPAQASEEVLRGVAAHSKGYIYAISRDGVTGAEKESSTTGLADVVTNASKFGGAPVLLGFGISTPQHVADAIAAGAAGAITGSAISKIIERYLVDAPERESFSEHDLPAQKVSDMEGLKKELSEYVSAMKAATSK